The sequence ggtcattgtgatgttgaaagacccaaccacgaggttgttccccaaaatctcccaatccatgggcgcggtcatcctctccttaaaacggtgcagtcgtcctgtcccatgtgcagaaaaacaccccaaagcatgatgctaccaccacgatgcttcacagtagggatggtgttcttcgtCATTCGTTTAGTGGACAGTTACGATCGAATTCAGGCTGCGTTCGATTGCTCACAGAAACTTTCTAAAAACTAAATATGACCGGAGAGCCTGTCAtcccatgcgcaaagttgcggacgtGTTTGCGGAAGTTTCTCCAAGACCTGTGTGTACCTTTCTGCGTTattggtgccttcacagatgtgtaaattaCCCACGCCGTTGGAACTAAAGTCGAAAAGCCAGTCTAATACCCGcagtctttttttcaacaaagtcaGGTGGCTGTACCACGTGCAGAATGTGCTTTGGGATTGTCTTGCTGTcataagcaggggtgtccatggaaaaaaatacgttgcttggatggcagcatgtgtttCTCCAAGACCAGTGTGTACCTTTCTGCATTattggtgccttcacagatgtgtaaattaCCCACGCCGTTGGAACTAACACGGCCCTGTACCATCAAAGATGCTGGCTTGTGAACTTTGCATCCAAAACagtccggatggttcttttcgTCTTTGCCCTGAGGGacacgacatccataatttcccaaaaaactatttgaaatgtGGGCTTGTCATACCACAGTACACTTTCCCACTTTGCAGCAGTCCACCTTagatgagctcgggcccagagaagccggcgGCGTTTCTGGACGTTGCTGATAAATGGATTTTGCTGTGCACAGTAgagttttaaaggtcaagtgtcatctctataaacattataaaatatatattgtcatgaaaaatacattattcacttcaatgtcgatacgaaaaaataaatatgagcggagagcgggtcatccttccaaacaacaacaaccaaaaaaaggaTCGACGAAAGCAAAGATTTACTTAGTGATTATCATTTTCCGGTCACTCTTGAGCAAATGTTGAAGTGGGTACGCGCATCCGGATAATCAGGCCGATATTAAGCATTTTTCATCTCTTGAGAGCAACGTTAGAAACTGCGTCACGGATTTTTCCATCCAATCACATCACCGCAAATTTTCCACAATCTGGTGCTCTTCGGATGATTTCTGGCAGAAGAGTGCAAGGAATAATCAGAAGAGATGTCAGAGAGCTTAAAAGGGACTAGGAATTTCCAGGTACTCTTCTACAGTGCGTAATGTACTCTGCAAgtgaaaggtcaagtgtcatgcctataaacattctaaaatagttattggaatgaaaaatacatataacattattcacttcaatgtctatactaaAAAATAGAGCCGAGAGCGCATCGTCCATGCGCAAacttgcggaagtgtcattgtacgacattcaagtggtcgccatattggctgcatcctctgtccgtgacatcacccagacattctccaatgaaaacacgaacacgccccttctgacacggaagctctttacgccgaagagaacatctcataaccgagtgaagtgaccggggaaatattaccctatcgtttcgaggcatttttagatgatatgctgATCACGGCCAGACCTAATTGACAGGGGAGGTTGCACAGAACTGAGATTTCACCCGCGTGTTTGTCTTGTGATTTGCAGATGTCTGTGAACGTCTCGGTCCTGAGCGACAGGCGCCGAGGTTCCTTCACGTTAAAGCGGAAGTGGACGGTAAAGAGCTTTCCCGCGTTCAAGAGGAAGCGGAGTCGGAGCCCCCCCGCGTCAAAGAGGAGCCGGCGCTCTCCGGCGTCAAAAGagacgaggaggaagaggaggatacGACCACGTTGCCGTCcactggtgtccatttgaagagCGAAGATGATGGTCAAAGTGGGAAAAGCGGAGGGCCGGAGCTTCCCAGCGGCAGCTCGCGTCACCACATGACAACAGGAAGTGACCGCCAAGCAGACGGCCTCTTTCCTCCGCTATCAGATAGCGACGACCCGTCACACTCGCCTGACTGTCATGACAGCAAACGCTGGAAATGTTTCCAGTGTGGAAAAACGTTTCCTTATAAGAGCCGCGTGAAGCAGCACATGAGAATccacaccggggagaaaccATTTGCCTGCCCCATTTGCGGGAAACGAATCGCTTCAAGGCAACGTTTAGCGTTGCACACGAGgatccacacaggtgagaaacCGTTTGTCTGCTCACTTTGCGGGAAAGGGTTCTCTGATAAGGGATACTTGAGACGGCACACAAAAgtgcacactggagagaaaccttttgcctgctcacaTTGCGGAAAAAGGTTTTCTCATAAGGGGCATATGAGGATTCACACAAGAatccacactggagagaaacccttttcctgcACAGTCTGCGGCCAGAGATTTTCCGACAAGGCAATTTTAAAAGGTCACGCGGTAACGCACACCggtgagaaacccttttcctgcTCGGTTTGCGGGCAAAGATTCTCCGATAGCGGAAACCACGCACGACACATGAAAACCCACGCCGGagtgaaacctttttcctgctcagctTGTGGCCAAGGATTCTCTCGGCGGTACGA comes from Syngnathoides biaculeatus isolate LvHL_M chromosome 21, ASM1980259v1, whole genome shotgun sequence and encodes:
- the LOC133494532 gene encoding gastrula zinc finger protein XlCGF8.2DB-like, translating into MCARRAAAYEERLCGPKEEKEPRPQLLDAVFSLQPRIVRRRDVCERLGPERQAPRFLHVKAEVDGKELSRVQEEAESEPPRVKEEPALSGVKRDEEEEEDTTTLPSTGVHLKSEDDGQSGKSGGPELPSGSSRHHMTTGSDRQADGLFPPLSDSDDPSHSPDCHDSKRWKCFQCGKTFPYKSRVKQHMRIHTGEKPFACPICGKRIASRQRLALHTRIHTGEKPFVCSLCGKGFSDKGYLRRHTKVHTGEKPFACSHCGKRFSHKGHMRIHTRIHTGEKPFSCTVCGQRFSDKAILKGHAVTHTGEKPFSCSVCGQRFSDSGNHARHMKTHAGVKPFSCSACGQGFSRRYEVKTHNCVVR